Part of the Arthrobacter sp. MMS18-M83 genome is shown below.
ACTATCTGCGACCCCTGCTGGCTTGCGGCATCCTGACCTTGGCCTTGTCAGCCCTCTTGGCGGTCAGCACTTCGCTGCCGCTCGCCGTCGTAGGCTTGATCGTCCTCGGAGGGCCAGCCGGGGTGGGCAGTTCGCTCCTGTTCGCACATCTGAAACATTCAGGTGCCGGAGCCGCAGACGTCATGAACACCCGCGCGATCGTTTCCTTCGCTTGGGTGGCAGGGCCGCCCCTGGCGACGTTCGTCATGGGTGCGCTGGGCAATCGAGCCATCCTGCTCGCGCTCGGGGCCGTGGCAGTTCTCAATGTCGCCACGACCGCCGCCATGATTTCCCGACGGCGGGCCGCTCCCGTTGAGCCCGGGCCAAGAGTAACGACCCCGACAACGGGCAACTGCTCTCAAAAACGGGGGTCGCCGCCGTCGTCCTGGGGTTTATCGCGCTGCAGGCCACCAACAGCGCCGCCGTGTCGATCATGGGTCTGTTCGTGACGCAAGGGCTCGGCGTCGATGTCATCTGGGCGGGCATCGCGCTGGGCGTCTCGGCTGCACTCGAGATCCCTGCGCTTTTCCTGATCGGGCGGCTGGCCCGCCGCTTTTCGAGCCGGGCGCTCATTGCCTCCGGATGCGTCGCCGGAATCGCCTACTACGCGGCTATGGCCTTTGTCTCCAACCCCGCCACACTGATTGCGCTCCAGGGTCTGAATGCCTGGTTCTTCGGGATTGTGGCGGGCGTGGGCTTGACGTTGTTCCAGCGGCTGATTCCCCGCCCGGGCTTGGCCTCGGGCTTGTACACGAACACCCGGCGCCTCGGCGCTATCGTCTCCGGCCCGATCATCGTTTTCGGTTCGACGACGGCGCTCGGCTACCAGGGCGTCTTCGCGGCTTGCGCGGCCCTCACCGTCCTGGCGCTGCTTGTCATTGTGTTGGCTGGGCGGGCGCCCAGGCGAGTGCCTCCGAAGGAACGTCTCGCCGCTGCATCAGCAGGGCAAGCATCGGGTGCTCGTCCTGACGCTATCGATTGAGCCTGGTAGCCCGCAGGGCGATGCCTACGGCGAACATGAGGACGCCCACGCCCGCTGATAGCGGGGGGAGGGTGGCTACCAGGACCACGCAAGCCAAGGCCCCGAACACTTGGAGTGCTTTGGGGTATCGCCGGTCTGCGGTCGGCTGGGTGAACGCGGCAATATTGGCGACCAAATAGTAGATGAGCACGCCGAACGAGGAGAAACCGATCGCACCGCGCACATCGCCGACGGCGACGACCACGCAGATCACAGCGGCCAGTGTGACTTCGGCCCTGTGCGGGACGCGATAGCGCGGATGGACGGCGGCGAGCCAATGGGGTAGATCATGGTGCCTGGCCATGGCCAGCGTGGTCCGGCCCAATCCGGCGATGAGTGCCAGCAAGGCGCCCAAGGCGGCGACAGCGGCTCCCACGCGGACCACGGGAACGGCCCAAGACAAGGTTCCGTTTTCGACGGCAGCGGCGAGCGGTGTTGGTGTGCCTGCCACGCCGTCCGGGCCGAGGGCTGCGAGCAGGGTCACCGCAATGATGGCGTAGAGAATGACTGTGATGCCCAATGCGATCCCGATGGCGCGCGGGATTGAGCGCCTGGGGTCGCGGACCTCCTCTCCCATGGTCGCGATCCTCGCATAGCCCGCGAAGGCGAAGAACAGCAGCCCGGCGGACTGGAGGATCCCGTACCATCCGTGCGCAAGCAGGCCGTCCCCAAGGATGCCGGCCGGCGCGGGAGCAGAGCCGCCCCAGCAGGCTGCCAAGGCAATGGCGAGGGCCGCCAGTACGGCGAGAACCAGAATGCGGGTCAGGCCGGCCGTGCGCGTCACCCCGTGATAGTTCACGGCGGCAAGGACGACGACGGCGGCGATCGCCACGGGACGCTCCCACCCTGCGGGTGCGGCATAGGCAGCGAAGGTCATCGCCATGGCAGCGGCGCTAGCGGTCTTCCCGATCACGAAGCCCCACCCGGCCACGTATCCGGACCACGGTCCCAGCCGCTCGCGCCCGTAAATGTAGGTTCCACCCGACGTCGGGTATGCGGCGGCGAGCTGGGCGGAAGACGTCGCGTTGCAGAATGCCACCGCTGCCGAGACCACAAGCCCAATCAGGAGACCTGATCCTGCGGCGGAAGCGGCCGGGGTGAAGGCCGCGAACACGCCGGCGCCAATCATGGAGCCCAAGCCAATCACGACCGCGTCAAAGGTACCCAGCCGACGGGCCAGGGCCTGGGGGTTGCTCATGGGGGTTCTCCTTCGGCGCTCAGACCCAGCTTAAGTCCTGGGTCCGCCCCGAAGTGCACGGCGCATTCGAGACTGCCGGGGGCGCTAGGAGTGCCCCGTGATTGTCAGGACGATGAGGACACAGTTGAGGCCGACGATGAGTGCCGCGCTGGTCCACCCGGCAATCTTCAATGCTGTTGAATCTGTGTGGATGCCCATGACTTCGCGCTTGCCAGTGAGCCGAATCAGCGGAATCAAGGCGAAAGGAATGCCGAAGCTGAGGAGGACCTGGCTCAATACGAGTGCCAGTGTGGGTTCTATTCCGGCTCCGAGAATGATCAAGGCCGGGATCAACGTGATGACCCGGCGGAGCAGGAGTGGCACACGGATCTTGAGAAGGCCACCCATCACTGTTGCTCCGGCATAGCATCCCACGGACGTCGAGGCCAGGCCCGAGGCCAGCAGGCCGACGCCGAAAGCGACGCCAATGATTGGACCTAGAGCCGAGGTGACTGCGGCATGGGCTCCTGCGATGGTGTCAGTCCCTTCGACTCCCCGCAGGCTGGAGGCGGCCAAAAGGAGCATGGCAATGTTCACAACCCCCGCCAGCATCAACGCCCCCGCGACATCCACCCGGGTTGCCCTGATGAGTTTCGTCCGCACCGCCGGATCTTGGGAGAAGCCATGCCTGTCACGGGCCAGGGCGGAATGCAGGTAGATGGCGTGCGGCATGACGGTGGCACCGAGCATGCTGGCGGCGAGGAGGACCGTGTCCGTGCCTTCGAAGCGCGGCACCAAACCTGCCAACACGCCTCCGGTCTCCGGCGGACTGACGAAGAGTCCCGAAACGAAACCGACGGCGATGACCGCCAAGAGCATCATAATGGCGTATTCGAAGGACTTTTGGCCCCGTGACGACTGGAGCGTTAGGAGCATCATGGATGCCAGCCCGATGATGAAACCACCCATGAGAAGCGGCAGCCCGAAGAGGAGGTTGAGCGCTACGGCTCCGCCGATGACTTCAGCCATGTCTGTGGCCCCGGCAACGACTTCTGCCTGGACCCAAAAAAGCCTGCGGCGGTGTGTTCCCAGGCGCTTACCGAGGAGTTCGGGAAGGCTGTGGCCCGTGGCCAAACCTAGTTTCGCAGACTGGTACTGCACCAAGACCGCCATGATGTTTGCTGCAACCAAGACCCACACGAGCAAGTAGCCATAGTTCGCACCGGCAGTCAGATTTGCCGCGACGTTTCCCGGATCCACGTAGGCGATCGCAGCCACGAAAGCTGGTCCCAACAAAAGTAGCCGGGACCGCCACCGGGGCTTGCTCGCCGGTTGCATCGCAAGAGTGGTGGCCATGGTTTCCTCAACGTCGGGGATGCGAACATGATGAGGATACCGTTAAGTTAGGCATACCGAAAAGTAGTTTTTAGGTATGGCTTGAGAATGGGCTACTCCCAACTGACTGGCAGTAGGTGTCGTTTTGGCGGTTTGTCATGTCTCGGGACCTCGTGGACAGTTCATGTCTCATGACCTTGTGGACGGTTGATGTCTCATGACTTCGTGGACACTTCGTCCGTGGGTGGTTTGAGGCGCGGGTAGCGTGTCCGTTTCCGGCGTGCTCCGGCGGGGTCTGCTGCGATGCCTGAGGGTTTGCCGTTGCCGACGTAGCGGGTGCCTTTGACAGGCAGGGGGTGGGTGGTGATCTCGGTGCCGCGGGTGTCGAAGAACATGATCTCGGCGTGGTCGTAAACGATGTGCACGGTGCTCCCGGCCTGGTCCTGGCCGATGTTGAACGCGGTTCCCAGCACGGTAACGCGGCCGTCGTTCCTGACGAGCCGTTGCGTGCTCTGTGCCGGTGCCGGAACGGTCATGGCGGGTTCCGGGAGGGCCGGTGCGGGTGTTTTCGGGGTCGCGTCCCAGGCTTCCTGCGGGGTCAGGGCCCCGGGCAGGGCCTGGTGTTCGCGTTCGGTGTTGTAGTAGTGGTCGAAGGTATCGATCTGGGCTTGCAGGACGGGAATCGACGGGGCCGCCGGCTGGCGGTGCAGGTACTGGTGCAGGGTGCGGTGGAAGCGTTCGTTCTTGCCCTGGGTGGTGGGTTTGCCCGGTCTGCCGGTGATCGGTTCCACACCGTGGGATTTGAGGAACTCCACGAGTGCGCCGGTGCGTCCGCGGCGGGTCGGGTTCAGGGCCGCGCCGTTGTCGGAGAGGAATTTCTCCGGCACGCCGTGGCGTTCGATGGCCAGGGCGACGACGGCGATCGCGGCCTCGCTCGTTTCCCCGGTGGCCGCCAGGGAGGCCAGGGCCAGGCGGGAGTGGTCATCGAGGAGCTGGAAGACCGCCACGGTCTTCCCGTCGGCCAGCCGCCACTCGGTCGCGTCGATCTGCCAGCACGCGTTCGGTTGCGGGTAGACGAACCGCTGGTAGGCGCTGCGGGGCTTCTTCCGCGGCTCGGGCACCACGACACCGGCCCGGTCGAAGATCCTGGCCACCGTCGCCCGGGACGGCGGGGCGAAGCCTTGCCGGGACAGCTTTGCGATTACCGACAACGGGCCGTGATCCAGCCCCTTGGCCTCAAGATCCGCCCGGGTGGCCAGGAGGAGTTCGACCATCGCCGGTGCCGTGGCTTTCGGGCTGGTCAACGGCACCGGGCGCTTGATCTCCAGGGCCTTCACCGGCCCGACGCGTCCGGCCGCCGTGCGGACCTTGTAGAACCAGGCACGCGAGACACCGTGTTCGGTGCAGAACGCGCTCACGGCACCGCGTGGCGCATCGGCCGGCCACGTAGCAACGGCATGACGGACACTGATCTTCGGGGCGGGTTTGCTCATGAACCAGAGCAAACCCGCCCCGTCTGTCTACGAGGTCCTGAGACACACTGTCCACGAAGTCATGAGACATAAGTGTCCATTAAGTCATGAGACTCCACAGTCGTTTTGGCGGTTCATAACGACAACAACTGTGAGTTAGTTGGGTGAGTTTAGGCGTGGGTCGGTTCTTCGACGAGGGCGGTGGCGATGCTGTCAGCATCCTCAAGTGCGGCGAGATACCGCTCGGCATCCAAGGCGGCCGCGCAGCCTGTGCCGGCGGCCGTAATGGCTTGGCGGTAGCGGTGGTCCACTGCGTCACCGCAGGCAAAGACCCCGGAAAGATTGGTGACCGTGGTGGGGGAGTCAACCTTGATGTAGCCTTCGGCGTCGAGATCCACCTGGCCTGCAACAAGGTCCGTCCGAGGGACATGTCCAATGGCCACGAATAGGCCCGTGGCCGTATGTTCGCGCGTTTCACCGGTGCGGGTGTCAGCCAGGGTCACGCCGGTGACCTTGGCCTCGCCGTGGATGGCGGCGATGGCCGAGTTCCAGGCGAAGCGGATTTTCGGATTGTCCTTGGCACGCTGGGCCATGATTCGCGAGGCTCGGAGCTCTTCCCTGCGGACGACGACGGTCACGGTCTTGGCGAACCGGGTCAAGAACGTTGCTTCTTCCATGGCCGAGTCTCCGCCGCCTACCACCACAATGTCCTGCTCGCGGAAGAAGAAGCCATCGCACGTGGCGCACCAGGAGACGCCATGCCCGCTGAGTCTCTTCTCCTCCGGCAAGCCAAGCTCCTTGTAGGCGGAGCCGGTCGCGAGGATCACGGCCAGTGCCTTGTGGGAATCGCCCGACCCGGTGACCACGCGCTTCAGGTGCCCGGCCAGCTGGACTTCAGTGACGTCGTCGAACACTATCCTGGCACCGAAGCGCTCGGCCTGGTCCTGCAGGCCCTCCATAAGTTCGGGGCCCTGGATGCCGGCAGGAAAGCCGGGGAAGTTCTCCACTTCCGTGGTGTTCATCAGCGCGCCGCCAGCGGTGACTGATCCGGCAAGGACCAAGGGATTCAGGCCCGCCCGGGCTGCGTAGATTGCCGCAGTGTAGCCGGCGGGGCCGGACCCGATGATGACCAACTGTTCTTTGCTCATAGACAAGTGCAACAAGGACGGGGGGCTTCAATCAAGGGCTCGTCAGTCCAAAGTGCATAATGGGTGAATGTCTAGCGAAGCCGGAGCCGTCCTGATCCGGCCCATGAGTCCTGAGGATTGGCCCGAGGTCCGCGCGATTTTTACTGAGGGCATCGAGACCGGGCAGGCCACCTTCGAGGTGGCTGCCCCGGAGTGGGAACAATTCAACGCAAGCCGCCTTCCGGATCACCGCTTCGTCGCCGAAGTATCCGGCCGCGTGTTGGGCTGGACGGCTGTTTCCGCGGTGTCGGCCCGCCCGGCTTATGCCGGCGTGGTCGAACACTCCGTCTATGTCGCCGGGTCTGCGCGCGGGCGGGGCGTCGGAAGCCTGCTCCTGCAAGCCCTGGCTGAGTCGACCGAACGGCATGGCATCTGGACCATCCAATCCAGCATTTTCCCCGAAAACCAGGCCAGCATCCGCCTTCACCAAGCGAATGGCTTCACCATCGTTGGGAGGCGTGAACGCATCGCGCGGATGAGCGCGGGACCCCTGTCCGGCCAATGGCGGGATACGCTGCTGCTTGAACGCCGCTCCCGCCGGGTCTGAAGCGCTTCCGCGAGTCGGGGACCGGCAGCCCCGGCGGCTCATACCATGTGGCAGAGGCTGTTGAGGGCGGCCCATTGGAGAAGCATGATCGACTTTCCGTCCACGATGCGACCGTCGTCGATCATGGCCAGAGCATCGGCGAAGGTAATCTCGATGGTTTCGATGTCCTCGCCCTCCGAGGCTACTCCGCCGCCGAGGCCTGTCTGGTCCGCCGGGGTGTATGGCGCGACGTAGAAGTGCAGCCGTTCGGTGACCGATCCGGGACTCATGTATGCGTCGAAGACATGCCGCAGCGCTCCAACTTCGACGCCGAGCTCCTCGCTTGCCTCGCG
Proteins encoded:
- a CDS encoding MFS transporter, with the translated sequence MDHRNESKQRLLVPSAALLWGLQFAFLNPALALLLVALFNATPAEVGWVLAVYNAGGFVASLLVPAYADRAKDYLRPLLACGILTLALSALLAVSTSLPLAVVGLIVLGGPAGVGSSLLFAHLKHSGAGAADVMNTRAIVSFAWVAGPPLATFVMGALGNRAILLALGAVAVLNVATTAAMISRRRAAPVEPGPRVTTPTTGNCSQKRGSPPSSWGLSRCRPPTAPPCRSWVCS
- a CDS encoding MFS transporter, whose translation is MQATNSAAVSIMGLFVTQGLGVDVIWAGIALGVSAALEIPALFLIGRLARRFSSRALIASGCVAGIAYYAAMAFVSNPATLIALQGLNAWFFGIVAGVGLTLFQRLIPRPGLASGLYTNTRRLGAIVSGPIIVFGSTTALGYQGVFAACAALTVLALLVIVLAGRAPRRVPPKERLAAASAGQASGARPDAID
- a CDS encoding APC family permease; this encodes MSNPQALARRLGTFDAVVIGLGSMIGAGVFAAFTPAASAAGSGLLIGLVVSAAVAFCNATSSAQLAAAYPTSGGTYIYGRERLGPWSGYVAGWGFVIGKTASAAAMAMTFAAYAAPAGWERPVAIAAVVVLAAVNYHGVTRTAGLTRILVLAVLAALAIALAACWGGSAPAPAGILGDGLLAHGWYGILQSAGLLFFAFAGYARIATMGEEVRDPRRSIPRAIGIALGITVILYAIIAVTLLAALGPDGVAGTPTPLAAAVENGTLSWAVPVVRVGAAVAALGALLALIAGLGRTTLAMARHHDLPHWLAAVHPRYRVPHRAEVTLAAVICVVVAVGDVRGAIGFSSFGVLIYYLVANIAAFTQPTADRRYPKALQVFGALACVVLVATLPPLSAGVGVLMFAVGIALRATRLNR
- a CDS encoding Nramp family divalent metal transporter; amino-acid sequence: MATTLAMQPASKPRWRSRLLLLGPAFVAAIAYVDPGNVAANLTAGANYGYLLVWVLVAANIMAVLVQYQSAKLGLATGHSLPELLGKRLGTHRRRLFWVQAEVVAGATDMAEVIGGAVALNLLFGLPLLMGGFIIGLASMMLLTLQSSRGQKSFEYAIMMLLAVIAVGFVSGLFVSPPETGGVLAGLVPRFEGTDTVLLAASMLGATVMPHAIYLHSALARDRHGFSQDPAVRTKLIRATRVDVAGALMLAGVVNIAMLLLAASSLRGVEGTDTIAGAHAAVTSALGPIIGVAFGVGLLASGLASTSVGCYAGATVMGGLLKIRVPLLLRRVITLIPALIILGAGIEPTLALVLSQVLLSFGIPFALIPLIRLTGKREVMGIHTDSTALKIAGWTSAALIVGLNCVLIVLTITGHS
- a CDS encoding DDE-type integrase/transposase/recombinase, coding for MSKPAPKISVRHAVATWPADAPRGAVSAFCTEHGVSRAWFYKVRTAAGRVGPVKALEIKRPVPLTSPKATAPAMVELLLATRADLEAKGLDHGPLSVIAKLSRQGFAPPSRATVARIFDRAGVVVPEPRKKPRSAYQRFVYPQPNACWQIDATEWRLADGKTVAVFQLLDDHSRLALASLAATGETSEAAIAVVALAIERHGVPEKFLSDNGAALNPTRRGRTGALVEFLKSHGVEPITGRPGKPTTQGKNERFHRTLHQYLHRQPAAPSIPVLQAQIDTFDHYYNTEREHQALPGALTPQEAWDATPKTPAPALPEPAMTVPAPAQSTQRLVRNDGRVTVLGTAFNIGQDQAGSTVHIVYDHAEIMFFDTRGTEITTHPLPVKGTRYVGNGKPSGIAADPAGARRKRTRYPRLKPPTDEVSTKS
- the trxB gene encoding thioredoxin-disulfide reductase, which gives rise to MSKEQLVIIGSGPAGYTAAIYAARAGLNPLVLAGSVTAGGALMNTTEVENFPGFPAGIQGPELMEGLQDQAERFGARIVFDDVTEVQLAGHLKRVVTGSGDSHKALAVILATGSAYKELGLPEEKRLSGHGVSWCATCDGFFFREQDIVVVGGGDSAMEEATFLTRFAKTVTVVVRREELRASRIMAQRAKDNPKIRFAWNSAIAAIHGEAKVTGVTLADTRTGETREHTATGLFVAIGHVPRTDLVAGQVDLDAEGYIKVDSPTTVTNLSGVFACGDAVDHRYRQAITAAGTGCAAALDAERYLAALEDADSIATALVEEPTHA
- a CDS encoding GNAT family N-acetyltransferase, yielding MSSEAGAVLIRPMSPEDWPEVRAIFTEGIETGQATFEVAAPEWEQFNASRLPDHRFVAEVSGRVLGWTAVSAVSARPAYAGVVEHSVYVAGSARGRGVGSLLLQALAESTERHGIWTIQSSIFPENQASIRLHQANGFTIVGRRERIARMSAGPLSGQWRDTLLLERRSRRV